In a genomic window of Amycolatopsis japonica:
- a CDS encoding LLM class F420-dependent oxidoreductase, producing MRYGIVLFTSDRGISPAAAARAAEAAGFDAFHVPEHTHIPVKREAPHPRTGDSSLPDDRYLRTLDPWVALATAASVTTRIRLATAVALPVESDPITLAKTIASLDHLSAGRVTLGVGFGWNVDELADHGVPGGKRRTVLREYLEAMRALWTQDEASYAGEFVSFGASWAWPKPAQAHIPVIVGAGATEKTFRWIAKSADGWLTTPGDTDIEAKARRLREIWHEEGRAGEPEISALGVRPDPEKLAELEAAGVTETIFGLPDRSPEEVEAWLQRLAGKLGLSAGSR from the coding sequence GTGAGATACGGGATCGTGCTGTTCACCAGTGACCGGGGCATCAGTCCGGCGGCGGCCGCGCGGGCGGCCGAAGCGGCGGGCTTCGACGCCTTCCACGTGCCCGAACACACGCATATCCCGGTCAAACGGGAGGCTCCGCATCCGCGCACCGGCGACTCGTCGCTCCCCGACGACCGCTACCTGCGCACGCTGGACCCGTGGGTCGCCCTGGCCACGGCGGCCTCGGTGACCACGCGGATCCGGCTCGCGACGGCGGTGGCCCTCCCGGTCGAGAGCGATCCGATCACGCTGGCGAAGACCATCGCCAGCCTCGATCACCTCTCGGCCGGGCGGGTCACGCTCGGCGTCGGCTTCGGCTGGAACGTCGACGAACTGGCCGATCACGGCGTCCCCGGCGGCAAACGCCGGACGGTGCTGCGTGAGTACCTGGAAGCGATGCGCGCGCTCTGGACGCAGGACGAAGCCTCGTACGCGGGCGAGTTCGTCTCGTTCGGCGCCAGCTGGGCGTGGCCGAAACCGGCCCAAGCGCATATCCCGGTGATCGTCGGCGCCGGCGCGACGGAGAAGACGTTCCGCTGGATCGCGAAATCCGCCGACGGGTGGCTCACCACGCCCGGCGACACGGACATCGAGGCCAAAGCGCGGCGGCTGCGCGAAATCTGGCACGAAGAGGGCCGTGCCGGGGAGCCGGAGATCTCCGCGCTCGGCGTCCGCCCGGATCCGGAAAAGCTGGCCGAACTGGAAGCGGCCGGGGTCACCGAGACGATCTTCGGTCTGCCGGACCGCTCACCCGAGGAGGTCGAGGCCTGGCTTCAGCGCCTCGCCGGGAAACTCGGCCTCAGTGCTGGGAGTCGATGA
- a CDS encoding serine/threonine-protein kinase: protein MEEIRRLADRFDLIEPVGGGSMGTVWRARDENLERTVAVKELLLPHGAGEEKADEAKNRALREARIAARLVHPHAITVFGVIDEQDRPWIIMEYLPSTSLAEKLREGPMEVDDVIRLGIQLCSALAAAHRAGIVHRDIKPGNVLLGDDDTVKITDFGISRAMGDVQLTATGEISGTPAFLAPEVARGEDATSASDVFSLGATLYTALEGGTPYGTAENPIALLYRASSGEITPPTRSGILTPLLNRLLDVRPDSRPTMSETERELRALAAGEPTTLVAEEPPPKARKGMLIGVLAVFLVLAAAAAAAVVAVLNRDDDASTGQAPPPASQSQSAAPTTSEPVAPPPSPSSVPPSTPPPSSSSSAAPPPAQTPGQALAAYYSLIPGNLQAGFATLSDNFKQTRNQSFERYSNYWRQYSSVTVSNVTESGTTVTATLTYVKASGGTTTGRETFVLVQKDGRYLIDSQH from the coding sequence ATGGAGGAGATCCGCCGCCTCGCCGATCGGTTCGATCTCATCGAGCCCGTCGGCGGTGGCTCCATGGGCACCGTGTGGCGGGCGCGCGACGAGAACCTGGAGCGCACGGTCGCGGTCAAGGAACTCCTTCTGCCGCACGGCGCAGGGGAGGAGAAGGCCGACGAGGCCAAGAACCGCGCGCTGCGCGAGGCCAGGATCGCCGCCCGGCTGGTGCATCCGCACGCCATCACCGTCTTCGGCGTGATCGACGAGCAGGACCGTCCATGGATCATCATGGAGTACCTGCCCTCCACCAGCCTCGCGGAGAAGCTGCGTGAGGGGCCGATGGAGGTCGACGACGTCATCCGTCTCGGCATCCAGCTCTGCTCGGCGCTGGCGGCCGCGCACCGGGCGGGCATCGTCCACCGCGACATCAAGCCCGGCAACGTCCTGCTGGGCGACGACGACACCGTCAAGATCACCGACTTCGGGATCTCGCGGGCGATGGGCGACGTCCAGCTCACCGCGACCGGCGAGATCTCCGGGACACCGGCCTTCCTGGCGCCCGAGGTGGCCCGCGGCGAGGACGCCACGTCCGCTTCCGACGTCTTCTCGCTCGGCGCGACGCTGTACACCGCGCTCGAAGGCGGCACGCCGTACGGCACGGCCGAGAACCCGATCGCCTTGCTGTACCGCGCGTCGAGCGGTGAGATCACCCCGCCGACCAGGTCCGGGATCCTCACACCGCTGCTGAACCGGCTGCTCGACGTCCGGCCGGACAGCAGGCCGACGATGTCCGAGACCGAGCGGGAGCTGCGCGCGCTCGCGGCGGGGGAGCCGACGACGCTCGTCGCGGAGGAGCCGCCGCCGAAGGCGCGCAAGGGAATGCTGATCGGCGTGCTCGCGGTGTTCCTCGTGCTCGCGGCGGCCGCCGCCGCGGCCGTGGTCGCGGTGCTCAACCGCGACGACGACGCCTCGACGGGGCAGGCCCCGCCGCCGGCTTCCCAGTCGCAGTCCGCGGCGCCGACGACCTCGGAGCCGGTCGCGCCGCCGCCTTCGCCGTCCTCAGTGCCGCCGTCGACGCCGCCTCCGTCCTCGTCCTCCTCGGCCGCGCCGCCGCCCGCGCAGACACCGGGGCAGGCGCTCGCGGCCTACTACTCCCTCATCCCGGGGAATCTTCAGGCGGGCTTCGCGACGCTCAGCGACAACTTCAAGCAGACCAGGAACCAGAGCTTCGAGCGGTACTCGAACTACTGGCGGCAGTACAGCTCGGTGACCGTGTCGAACGTGACCGAATCCGGCACCACGGTGACGGCGACGCTCACTTACGTGAAGGCGTCGGGCGGGACCACGACGGGGCGGGAGACCTTCGTCCTGGTCCAGAAGGACGGCCGCTACCTCATCGACTCCCAGCACTGA
- the kstD gene encoding 3-oxosteroid 1-dehydrogenase, whose translation MGPDLRLSRRQVLRGTGLALASGLPLAGTASAGSAVVGEYDVVVVGAGAAGMTAALTAAKRGLSCVVLEKAAKFGGSAARSGAGIWIPCNPVLAQAGVRDTPEQAARYLSAVVGPSIPASRQEAFLANGPAMLSFVMASSPLRFRWMEGYSDYYPELPGGMPDGRSIEPDQLDGNILGAELANLNPPYLATPAGMVVFSADYKWLALAAVNPKGAAVAAACLARGTAAALAGQKPLTMGQSLAAGLRAGLQRAGVPVWLNTPLTDLVIENGKVTGVAVAAGVVKARRGVIVGSGGFEHNAAMRAEYQRQPIGTQWTVGARSNTGDGILAGKRAGAALDLMDDAWWGPAIPLPGEPYFCLAERTLPGGLMVDAAGKRFVNEAAPYSDVVHTMYDRHPTSPTIPAWLVVDQHYRNRYLFRDVAPLLPLPDEWYSAGAVKKAWTVESLGTAIGVPSQALRATVNRFNGQALSGVDSDFHRGDSAYDHYYTDPYVLPNSCLAPLWEPPFYAFKIVPGDLGTKGGMRTDARARVLRADGSVIPGLYAAGNASAAVMGNSYAGAGSTIGPAMTFGYVAANDLADQASS comes from the coding sequence ATGGGTCCCGATCTCCGCCTGTCCCGCCGTCAGGTCCTGCGCGGCACCGGGCTCGCGCTCGCTTCGGGACTGCCGTTGGCGGGGACGGCTTCGGCGGGCTCGGCGGTGGTCGGCGAGTACGACGTCGTCGTGGTCGGCGCGGGTGCGGCGGGGATGACCGCCGCGCTGACGGCGGCCAAGCGGGGGCTCAGCTGCGTGGTGCTGGAGAAGGCGGCGAAATTCGGCGGTTCGGCCGCCCGGTCGGGGGCGGGGATCTGGATCCCGTGCAACCCGGTGCTGGCGCAGGCCGGCGTCCGCGACACCCCGGAACAGGCCGCACGGTATCTGTCCGCCGTGGTCGGACCGTCGATCCCCGCCTCGCGGCAGGAAGCGTTCCTCGCCAACGGCCCGGCGATGCTGTCCTTCGTGATGGCCAGCAGTCCGCTGCGGTTCCGGTGGATGGAGGGCTACAGCGACTACTACCCGGAACTGCCCGGCGGGATGCCGGACGGCCGCTCGATCGAACCCGACCAGCTGGACGGGAACATCCTCGGCGCCGAACTGGCCAACCTGAACCCGCCGTATCTCGCCACGCCCGCGGGCATGGTCGTCTTCAGCGCGGACTACAAATGGCTCGCGCTGGCCGCGGTCAACCCGAAGGGCGCCGCGGTGGCGGCCGCCTGCCTCGCCCGCGGCACGGCCGCCGCGCTCGCCGGGCAGAAACCGCTCACCATGGGGCAATCGCTGGCCGCGGGACTGCGGGCCGGGCTGCAGCGTGCCGGTGTCCCGGTCTGGCTGAACACGCCGCTGACCGATCTCGTCATCGAGAACGGGAAGGTCACCGGGGTGGCCGTCGCGGCGGGTGTGGTGAAGGCGCGGCGAGGTGTCATCGTCGGTTCAGGCGGGTTCGAGCACAACGCCGCCATGCGGGCCGAGTATCAGCGCCAGCCGATCGGTACACAATGGACTGTCGGCGCGCGGTCGAACACCGGCGACGGGATCCTGGCCGGAAAGCGCGCCGGGGCGGCACTGGACCTGATGGACGACGCCTGGTGGGGCCCGGCGATCCCGCTACCCGGCGAACCGTACTTCTGTCTCGCCGAACGGACCCTGCCCGGCGGGCTGATGGTGGACGCTGCGGGCAAGCGGTTCGTCAACGAAGCGGCGCCGTACAGCGACGTCGTGCACACGATGTACGACCGCCATCCGACGTCGCCCACCATTCCCGCGTGGCTGGTTGTCGACCAGCACTACCGCAACCGGTATCTCTTCCGCGACGTCGCGCCGCTGCTGCCACTTCCCGATGAGTGGTACTCGGCGGGCGCGGTCAAGAAGGCGTGGACCGTCGAATCACTCGGCACCGCGATCGGTGTCCCGTCGCAGGCGTTGCGCGCCACCGTCAACCGGTTCAACGGGCAGGCACTGTCCGGTGTGGACAGTGACTTCCATCGGGGCGACAGCGCTTACGACCATTACTACACCGATCCGTACGTCTTGCCGAACTCGTGCCTCGCCCCGCTCTGGGAACCGCCCTTCTACGCGTTCAAGATCGTGCCGGGAGACCTCGGCACCAAGGGTGGGATGCGCACCGACGCGCGGGCGCGGGTGCTGCGGGCGGACGGTTCGGTCATTCCCGGGCTGTACGCCGCCGGGAACGCGAGCGCGGCGGTGATGGGCAACAGTTACGCGGGCGCGGGGTCGACGATCGGGCCGGCGATGACCTTCGGGTACGTCGCGGCGAACGACCTCGCCGATCAGGCTTCGAGCTGA
- a CDS encoding TetR/AcrR family transcriptional regulator has translation MINKRAYHHGDLRRALVLAARELLVERGPEGVSLRAAVAKVGASTAAPYRHFRDKDALLVAVALEGHAELQGCLQGCGAGTVTALGHSYLGFALENPALYRLMAGAGIGDRAAYPELAEAHRETCALLADRVGERNDPGGFAVTLWCLLHGLATLVIDGHVERDSAVAEAERSLGLLVH, from the coding sequence ATGATCAACAAACGTGCCTATCACCACGGGGATCTCCGTCGTGCGCTTGTCCTCGCCGCGCGGGAGCTCCTCGTCGAACGAGGTCCGGAGGGGGTGAGTCTGCGCGCCGCGGTCGCGAAAGTGGGTGCGTCCACCGCGGCGCCGTATCGGCATTTCCGCGACAAGGACGCGCTGCTGGTGGCGGTCGCGCTGGAAGGGCATGCCGAGTTGCAGGGGTGCTTGCAGGGTTGCGGCGCCGGGACGGTGACCGCGCTTGGGCACTCGTACCTCGGCTTCGCTCTCGAGAATCCCGCGTTGTATCGCTTGATGGCGGGCGCCGGGATCGGTGACCGTGCCGCGTATCCGGAATTGGCCGAGGCACACCGGGAGACCTGTGCGCTGCTGGCCGATCGGGTGGGGGAGCGGAACGATCCGGGCGGCTTCGCCGTCACGCTCTGGTGCCTGCTGCACGGGCTCGCCACGCTCGTGATCGACGGTCACGTCGAGCGCGATTCCGCCGTGGCGGAGGCCGAGCGCAGTCTGGGGCTCCTGGTCCATTAG
- a CDS encoding SRPBCC family protein translates to MEWTGAKYADKPTVEVEAWVDAVPERVWSIVSDVRLMPEMSQELQAAEWCDGVEGAAAVGRRFVGRSRHDALGEWETTSHVVECDEPRVFTWAVHDAETPTALWRFTLEPENGGTKLRQWMQLGPGRSGLSLAIDQMPDKEEKIVFVRLREFEKAMTGTLAAIKERAEAGGA, encoded by the coding sequence ATGGAGTGGACGGGCGCCAAGTACGCCGACAAGCCGACGGTCGAGGTCGAGGCGTGGGTCGACGCCGTCCCGGAACGGGTCTGGTCGATCGTCTCCGACGTGCGGCTGATGCCGGAGATGAGTCAGGAGCTCCAGGCCGCCGAATGGTGTGACGGCGTGGAAGGCGCGGCCGCGGTCGGCAGGCGGTTCGTCGGCCGCAGCAGGCACGACGCGCTCGGGGAATGGGAGACCACGTCGCACGTCGTCGAATGCGACGAGCCGCGCGTGTTCACCTGGGCCGTGCACGACGCCGAGACGCCCACGGCGCTGTGGCGCTTCACGCTGGAGCCCGAGAACGGCGGGACGAAACTCCGGCAATGGATGCAACTGGGGCCGGGGCGGTCGGGTCTGTCGCTGGCCATCGACCAGATGCCGGACAAAGAGGAGAAGATCGTCTTCGTCCGGCTGCGCGAGTTCGAGAAGGCGATGACCGGGACCCTCGCCGCGATCAAGGAGCGGGCCGAGGCGGGCGGCGCGTGA
- a CDS encoding IclR family transcriptional regulator, translated as MRETIGGRGVLEGAFTLLEALDEHGGQAGLTQLVRTTGLPKTTVHRLLDQLADLGAVERAGRGYRIGSRVFRLGRRWQPELRDLAKEWLPVLSARMRASLVLVVPREGRALVAAGAVLPADDVPVWPGSPLPPGTAAGRLLAAHHPALAEPDTDALEIRANGFAAESETIAEGLGCAAVAVRTPDGRVGAALAAVLPVRRDPVSAVTALASSARSFGTALAESTGRNRAG; from the coding sequence ATGCGGGAGACCATTGGCGGACGCGGCGTGCTCGAAGGCGCGTTCACGTTGCTGGAAGCACTCGACGAGCACGGCGGGCAGGCCGGGCTGACCCAGCTCGTGCGGACCACCGGGCTCCCGAAGACCACCGTGCACCGGCTCCTGGACCAGCTGGCCGACTTGGGCGCGGTGGAACGGGCGGGCCGTGGCTACCGGATCGGTTCGCGGGTGTTCCGGCTCGGTCGGCGCTGGCAGCCCGAACTCCGGGACCTGGCCAAGGAATGGCTGCCGGTGCTTTCGGCGCGGATGCGCGCGAGCCTGGTGCTCGTGGTGCCGAGGGAAGGGCGCGCGCTCGTCGCGGCCGGGGCGGTCCTCCCCGCCGACGACGTTCCCGTGTGGCCGGGCAGCCCGCTTCCGCCCGGGACCGCCGCCGGGCGGCTCCTCGCCGCCCATCACCCGGCGCTCGCCGAACCGGACACCGACGCGCTGGAGATCCGCGCGAACGGGTTCGCGGCGGAGTCGGAGACGATCGCCGAGGGACTCGGTTGCGCCGCCGTCGCCGTCCGGACCCCGGACGGCCGGGTCGGCGCGGCACTCGCCGCGGTCCTCCCCGTCCGCCGCGACCCGGTTTCCGCGGTCACCGCGCTGGCGAGCAGCGCCCGCTCCTTCGGTACCGCGCTCGCCGAAAGCACCGGGCGAAACCGCGCCGGATGA
- a CDS encoding LLM class flavin-dependent oxidoreductase, with protein sequence MRTATTVEASRGPRETLDFVLEAEKLGLDDCWVAEAWGSDAPSVLGYLAARTERIRLGSGIIQLGTRTPVAIAQAALTLSELSEGRFVLGLGASGPQVIEGLHGVPFARPLTRMRETVAIIRQAFAGEKIAFSGKEFEIPLPGESRPMRLSTTPNPDIPIHLATLSPKLLELTGEIADGWLGTSFVPEGAQAYFSHLDAGLAKAGRTRADLEVCQGAEVAFARDEDELGGMVASRKAELAFSLGGMGSAKTNFYNNAYSRQGWAEAAAAVRERWQAGDREGAAALVTDEMVLGTTLIGTEPMVARRLRVWQDAGVDTVRLYPAGETVADRLTTLGRALDLVRALG encoded by the coding sequence ATGCGGACGGCGACCACGGTCGAGGCTTCCCGTGGTCCGCGGGAGACGCTGGATTTCGTGCTGGAGGCGGAAAAGCTTGGCCTCGACGACTGCTGGGTCGCCGAGGCGTGGGGATCGGACGCGCCGTCCGTGCTCGGCTACCTCGCGGCGCGGACGGAGCGGATCCGGCTCGGCTCGGGCATCATCCAGCTCGGCACCCGGACCCCGGTGGCGATCGCGCAGGCCGCGCTGACGCTTTCGGAGCTTTCCGAGGGGCGGTTCGTGCTCGGGCTCGGCGCTTCGGGGCCGCAGGTGATCGAGGGGCTCCACGGCGTTCCGTTCGCCCGGCCGCTGACCCGGATGCGGGAGACGGTCGCGATCATCCGCCAGGCGTTCGCCGGGGAGAAGATCGCGTTCTCCGGCAAGGAGTTCGAGATCCCGTTGCCGGGCGAGAGCAGGCCGATGCGGCTGTCGACGACGCCGAATCCGGACATCCCGATCCATCTGGCCACGCTTTCGCCGAAGCTGCTGGAGCTGACCGGGGAGATCGCGGACGGCTGGCTGGGGACCAGTTTCGTGCCGGAAGGGGCGCAGGCCTACTTCTCGCATCTCGACGCCGGTCTCGCGAAGGCGGGCCGGACGCGGGCGGACCTCGAAGTCTGCCAAGGCGCCGAAGTCGCGTTCGCCAGGGATGAGGACGAACTGGGCGGGATGGTCGCGAGCCGCAAGGCCGAACTCGCGTTCAGTCTCGGCGGGATGGGCTCGGCGAAGACGAACTTCTACAACAACGCCTACAGCAGGCAAGGCTGGGCCGAGGCCGCCGCGGCGGTGCGGGAGCGCTGGCAGGCGGGCGACCGGGAGGGCGCGGCCGCGCTGGTGACCGACGAGATGGTGCTCGGCACGACGCTGATCGGCACCGAGCCGATGGTGGCGCGACGCCTGCGCGTCTGGCAGGACGCCGGCGTCGACACGGTCCGGCTGTACCCGGCGGGTGAGACGGTCGCCGACCGGCTCACCACCCTGGGGCGTGCGCTGGACCTGGTCCGGGCGCTGGGCTGA
- a CDS encoding winged helix-turn-helix transcriptional regulator, whose product MKRTSFAQWPCSIARTMDLLGDWWTPLVLREAFYGIRRFDEFQQELGIARNTLADRLRRLVGEGLLEKRAYQADPVRYDYVLTEKGTDFYGVLAAMSRWGDRWLAGEAGPPVTLHHETCGQDTHAEVVCAHCAGRLTGENTRARLGPGYPPKLADRPDVVRRFAAQEV is encoded by the coding sequence ATGAAACGGACTTCGTTCGCGCAATGGCCGTGTTCGATCGCGCGCACCATGGACCTGCTCGGTGACTGGTGGACGCCGCTGGTCCTGCGCGAGGCGTTCTACGGGATCCGCAGGTTCGACGAGTTCCAGCAGGAGCTCGGCATCGCGCGGAACACCCTGGCCGACCGGCTGCGCCGCCTGGTCGGGGAGGGGTTGCTGGAAAAGCGCGCCTACCAGGCCGACCCGGTCCGTTACGACTACGTCCTGACCGAGAAGGGCACGGATTTCTACGGCGTGCTCGCCGCGATGTCGCGCTGGGGCGACCGCTGGCTCGCCGGGGAGGCCGGGCCGCCCGTCACCCTCCATCACGAGACCTGCGGGCAGGACACGCACGCGGAGGTCGTCTGCGCGCACTGCGCCGGGCGGTTGACCGGGGAGAACACCCGCGCGCGGCTCGGACCGGGCTACCCGCCGAAGCTCGCGGATCGTCCCGATGTGGTGCGCCGTTTCGCCGCGCAGGAGGTTTGA
- a CDS encoding amidase, giving the protein MVSVASVTTAVPAWAAERSGRPVVAGIDLERATIPDLQRAMRSGRLSSVELTAFYLQRIRKLNPTLHAVLSTNPDALRLAAESDVRRHRHRSKGPMDGIPVLLKDNIDTADRQPTTAGSTALLESRPYRDAGVVENLREAGAVILGKANLSEWSSYRSTSSSNGWSPLAGQTANPYVLDRNPCGSSSGPGVAVAAHLATVAVGTETDGSISCPSGANGIVGVKPSLGLVSRSGIVPVSKQQDTAGPMARNVVDAAILLAALNGADRRDPITVDAARQSLDDYTKFLRPNALRGKRIGIWREVYTPDDTTKAAFEQALTRLRKLGATTVEITIPYLDVIAANEFPAIRTEFKHDINAYLASTGGKHPADLAGLIQYNLDHAAVEMPYWTHNLWDRSQATTGDLNDPAYRAMREAATSAARRGLDETLRGAKLDAIVAPTNNAAWKTQLGVGDGALLIDSSGPAAVSGYANMTVPMAYAGPLPLGLSIMGGRFSEPSLLAIAYAFEQDTKVRRLPTYIPSIG; this is encoded by the coding sequence ATGGTGTCCGTTGCGTCCGTCACCACGGCCGTCCCGGCGTGGGCCGCGGAACGGTCCGGCCGCCCCGTCGTGGCGGGGATCGACCTGGAACGGGCGACGATCCCCGACCTGCAGCGGGCGATGCGCTCCGGACGGCTGTCCTCGGTCGAGCTGACCGCCTTCTACCTGCAGCGGATCCGCAAGCTGAACCCGACGCTGCACGCCGTGCTCTCCACGAACCCGGACGCGCTGCGGCTCGCCGCGGAGAGTGACGTGCGACGGCACCGGCACCGGTCGAAGGGCCCCATGGACGGCATCCCGGTGCTGCTCAAGGACAACATCGACACCGCGGACCGGCAGCCGACCACCGCGGGCTCGACCGCGCTGCTGGAGTCGCGCCCCTACCGTGACGCCGGCGTGGTCGAGAACCTGCGCGAGGCCGGGGCGGTCATCCTCGGCAAGGCCAACCTTTCGGAGTGGTCGAGCTACCGCTCCACCAGCTCGTCGAACGGCTGGAGCCCGCTCGCCGGCCAGACCGCGAACCCCTACGTCCTCGACCGCAACCCGTGCGGTTCGTCGTCCGGCCCGGGGGTCGCCGTCGCGGCGCACCTGGCGACCGTCGCCGTCGGGACCGAAACGGACGGTTCGATCAGCTGCCCGTCCGGCGCCAACGGCATCGTGGGCGTCAAGCCGAGCCTCGGGCTCGTCAGCCGCAGCGGGATCGTGCCGGTGTCGAAGCAGCAGGACACCGCCGGCCCGATGGCGCGCAACGTGGTGGACGCCGCGATCCTGCTCGCGGCCCTCAACGGCGCCGACCGTCGCGACCCGATCACCGTCGACGCCGCGAGGCAGTCCCTCGACGACTACACGAAGTTCCTGCGCCCCAACGCTTTGCGCGGGAAGCGGATCGGTATCTGGCGTGAGGTCTACACCCCGGACGACACCACGAAGGCGGCGTTCGAGCAGGCGTTGACCAGGCTGCGGAAGCTCGGCGCGACCACGGTCGAGATCACCATCCCGTACCTGGACGTCATCGCGGCCAACGAATTCCCCGCGATCAGGACCGAGTTCAAACACGACATCAACGCCTACCTCGCCTCCACCGGCGGCAAGCATCCCGCCGACCTGGCGGGGCTGATCCAGTACAACCTGGACCACGCGGCGGTCGAAATGCCGTACTGGACCCACAATCTCTGGGACCGCTCGCAGGCAACCACCGGTGATCTGAACGATCCGGCGTACCGCGCGATGCGGGAAGCCGCGACGAGCGCCGCCCGGCGGGGCCTCGACGAGACGTTGCGCGGCGCGAAACTCGACGCGATCGTCGCGCCGACGAACAACGCGGCGTGGAAGACGCAACTCGGCGTCGGCGACGGCGCGCTGCTGATCGACTCGTCCGGCCCGGCGGCCGTTTCGGGCTACGCCAACATGACCGTTCCGATGGCGTACGCCGGGCCGTTGCCGCTGGGACTGTCGATCATGGGCGGGCGGTTCAGCGAACCGTCGCTGCTGGCGATCGCGTACGCCTTCGAACAGGACACGAAGGTCCGGCGGTTGCCGACCTACATCCCGTCGATCGGCTGA
- a CDS encoding cytochrome P450 family protein yields MSEVPEILLTDPEVLRDPFTAYGPVRERSPIAKLSAPGFSMWAVLRHEEARKMLSDPRFALSPNSYQRMDIPDHCRPYMRTMQEVEGPEHLRLRRLVAPAFTPRKAAALREGMGRLVDTLLDQLAGEDRIDLVTAFARPLPVDVICALVGIPEADRPRWREYGALVSAGDGAGLAKAVPGIVEGALAAIAKRKLEPAEDVLSQLLRIQAEDGDRLSETELVALVWQLVLGGQVPGNLIANAVETLLSHPEQLAELREDPTLMPGAVEEVMRWQSPQLLTLPRFATTDVRIGDVLIPEGEPVTVAIAAANRDPRAFPDPDVFDIRRAAGPAWHLAFAHGPHFCLGASLARVQVEVALTGLLRRFPDLALADGLLRIPDPGTWRLNALPVTLHATVAN; encoded by the coding sequence TTGTCCGAAGTTCCCGAGATCCTGCTGACCGACCCCGAGGTCCTGCGCGACCCGTTCACCGCCTACGGCCCCGTCCGCGAGCGCTCCCCGATCGCCAAACTCTCCGCGCCGGGGTTCTCGATGTGGGCGGTCCTGCGCCACGAAGAAGCACGGAAGATGCTGAGTGACCCGCGTTTCGCCCTGAGCCCGAACAGCTATCAGCGCATGGACATCCCCGACCACTGCCGCCCGTACATGCGGACGATGCAGGAGGTCGAGGGCCCGGAACACCTCCGGCTCCGACGGCTGGTCGCCCCCGCGTTCACCCCACGCAAGGCCGCGGCGCTCCGCGAGGGGATGGGGCGGCTCGTGGACACCCTCCTCGACCAACTCGCCGGAGAAGACCGGATCGACCTGGTCACCGCGTTCGCGCGCCCGCTGCCGGTGGACGTGATCTGCGCTCTGGTCGGCATCCCCGAAGCCGACCGCCCGCGGTGGCGTGAGTACGGCGCCCTGGTCTCGGCCGGCGACGGGGCGGGGCTCGCGAAAGCGGTCCCCGGGATCGTCGAGGGCGCACTCGCGGCCATCGCGAAACGGAAGCTCGAACCGGCCGAGGACGTCCTCTCGCAACTGCTCAGGATCCAGGCCGAAGACGGCGACAGGCTGAGCGAAACCGAGCTGGTCGCGCTGGTCTGGCAACTCGTACTGGGCGGCCAGGTGCCCGGCAATCTCATCGCCAACGCGGTCGAAACCCTGCTTTCCCATCCCGAGCAGCTGGCCGAACTCCGTGAAGACCCGACGCTCATGCCCGGCGCGGTCGAGGAGGTGATGCGCTGGCAGAGCCCGCAGCTGCTGACCCTCCCCCGGTTCGCCACCACGGACGTCCGGATCGGCGACGTCCTCATCCCCGAAGGAGAACCTGTTACCGTCGCGATCGCTGCGGCGAACCGGGACCCCAGGGCGTTCCCCGACCCGGACGTCTTCGACATCCGGCGCGCGGCGGGACCGGCATGGCATCTCGCCTTCGCCCACGGGCCGCACTTCTGCCTCGGTGCCTCACTGGCCAGAGTTCAGGTCGAAGTCGCGCTCACCGGCCTGCTGCGCAGATTCCCCGATCTCGCCCTCGCCGACGGCCTCCTGCGGATCCCGGACCCGGGCACCTGGCGGCTGAACGCCCTGCCGGTCACGCTGCACGCCACGGTTGCAAACTGA